Proteins from a genomic interval of Paenibacillus sp. FSL H8-0048:
- a CDS encoding polysaccharide deacetylase family protein has product MRVKFDLFPGGVSKALTTSWDDGRIHDRKLVEILNGHGLKGSFHLNSGLFGNEGYISRDEVAALYEGHEISAHTSTHPFLTMTPREGIADEILTDRKALEALAGYPVRGMSYPFGNYDDQVIGLLPALGIEYSRTVNSHRSFSLPDNLLAWHPTCHHKEMLSLGQKFLEEKPRFSYMQLLYVWGHSYEFNDDDNWGELEQFATMIGGHEDIWYATNIEIVNYLSAVQGLRFSASQEMVYNPSATEVWVSAGDEVRRIPGGGTVRLG; this is encoded by the coding sequence ATGAGAGTTAAATTCGATCTTTTTCCAGGCGGAGTTTCTAAAGCGCTAACAACAAGCTGGGATGATGGAAGAATCCACGACCGTAAGCTCGTGGAGATTCTGAATGGGCATGGGCTGAAGGGGTCTTTTCATCTGAATTCGGGGTTATTCGGCAATGAGGGCTACATCTCGCGGGACGAGGTGGCTGCGCTCTATGAGGGGCATGAGATTTCGGCACATACCAGCACCCATCCCTTCCTCACCATGACCCCGCGCGAGGGGATCGCCGATGAGATTCTGACCGACCGTAAGGCGCTGGAGGCGTTGGCCGGTTATCCAGTAAGAGGCATGTCCTATCCGTTCGGCAATTACGATGATCAGGTGATCGGCTTGCTGCCTGCCCTGGGCATTGAATATTCCCGCACGGTGAATTCCCACCGCAGCTTCAGCCTGCCGGACAACCTGCTGGCCTGGCACCCTACCTGCCACCACAAGGAGATGCTCAGCCTGGGCCAAAAGTTTCTGGAGGAGAAGCCCCGCTTCTCGTACATGCAGCTTCTCTATGTCTGGGGACACAGCTATGAGTTCAATGACGATGACAACTGGGGAGAGCTGGAGCAGTTCGCCACTATGATAGGCGGCCATGAAGACATCTGGTATGCGACAAACATTGAGATTGTGAACTACCTGTCTGCTGTACAGGGACTGCGCTTCTCCGCTTCGCAGGAGATGGTCTATAATCCTTCGGCTACGGAGGTGTGGGTCTCTGCGGGGGATGAGGTCCGCCGGATTCCGGGCGGGGGGACGGTTAGACTGGGGTAG